GGAGCTGGTCGCGGCGATGACCGCGACGGTGTTCGACCTGGCCGAGCAGTGGCCGGTGCGGTTCGCCCTGGTCCTGGCCGACGAGACACCCGCCGCGCTGGTGCTGAACGTCTCGCACGCGGCCGTCGACGCGATCGGGTTGGCCCTGCTGAAGACGGAGCTGCGCGATGCTCTGGCGGGGGTGCCGGTCGAGCCGGTCGAGTCGCGGTGGCAGCCGCTGGATCAGGCCGCGTACGAGGCGAGCGAGCCGGGACGCAGGCGTAGCCGGCGGGCGGTGCGGTTCCGCGAGGACCTGCTCGGCGAGGTGCCGGAGTCGCTCGTGCCGCCGTCGTCCGCGCCGCCGCACACGCCGCGGATCGTGCAGGTCGACATCGAGTCGTCGGCCGTCGCGGTGGCCGCGGAGCTGCTCGCCGACCGGCAACGGGTGAGCACCAGTGCGGTCCTGCTGGCCGCCCAGGCAGCGGTGGTCTCCCATCACACCGGTGCCGATCCGGCGTTTCTGACCCTGATCGTCGGCGGCCGGGTGGAACGCCGGCTACAGACGATGATCGGCCCGGTGGTGCAGAACGGCCTGTTCCGGGTCGACGTCGGGACGGGTTCGTTCACGGACCTGGTCACCCGCTGCTACCGGCAGGCCCTGCTGACCTATCAGCACGGCAACCACGACACCGTCGAGCTGGCCGAGGCGCAGCGCCGGGTGGCGGCACGGCGGGGTTTCGTCCCGCAGGTCGGCGTCTTCTTCAACGACGCCCGGGAGCAGCAACGGTGGTCGGGGCTGCCGCAGGTGCGGTCCGCCCCGCAGGAGTTGGCCGAGGATCTCGCCGCGCTGTGCCGTGACACCCGGATCGAGTACGTGACCGGTTGGGAGCAGCAGGACCTGACCGTGTTCCTGAGCGTCTCGGACGCGTCGGGTGCCGCCGCGTTGCAACTGCGGGTGGACACCGCGTACCTCGGCGTCGAGGACGCCCGGCGGATCCTGGCCGGGATCGAGTCGTTGCTGGTCGCCGCAGCGGTCGGCGATCTCGACATGCGCCACGCGGGGCAGGTCCTCGGCGTCCGTCCGGCGGCGGGTCCGACCGGGTCCGACTGACCGCGTCCGACCGTCCGGCCGCTCCGGCACGCCGACGACTCAGCGTGTTCGTGGTGCGTCCGGACAACGGCGGAGTGCCGGCACTAAGGTGGTGGGCCGACACGGCTGGAGGGGAGTTCGGTGGCTGAGGTTGATGCCGGCGACTGGGTGGCACGGGTTGCCGACGACGTGGTGGCGGAGTGGGAGCGCCGGCCCGGGACACCGGTGCTCGTCTGCGCCTCGGGGATCAGTCCGTCCGGGCCGATCCACCTGGGTAACCTGCGCGAGATCATGGTCCAGCACTTCGTCGCCGACGAGGTGAGTCGGCGCGGGTTGCCGAGCCGGCACCTGCTCTCCTGGGACGACTACGACCGGCTGCGCAAGGTCCCGGCCGGGGTCGACCCGTCCTTCGCGGAGTACGTCGGCCGCCCGCTGACCGGGGTGCCGGACCCGTGTGGGGAGCACGAGAACTGGGCCGAGCACTTCAAGGCGCCGTTCCGGGCGGCGTTGCGGCAACTCGGTGTGGTCGTCGACGAGATCTCGCAGACCGCCATGTACACCGGTGGCCGGTACCGCGAGCAGGTCGTCACGGCCATGCGGGCCCGGGAGCTGATCGGGTCGGTGCTGGGCAGGTACCGCACCAAGGTCGACCAGGGCGAGTCCGAGGAGGGGCTGACCGCCCAGGACACCTACTACCCGTACAAGGTCTACTGTGCGGTCTGCCGGCGCGACGACACGACGATCGTGTCCTTCGACGACGAGACCACCGAGATCCGGTACACCTGCGTCTGTGGGCACTCCGACCGGGCCTGGCTGGACCGGCAGGACCCGGGCAAGCTGGTCTGGAAGGTCGACTGGCCGATGCGGTGGGCGTACGAGCAGGTCCTGTTCGAGGCCGCCGGGGTGGACCACTCCTCCCCCGGCTCCAGCTACACGGTCGGCGGCGAGGTGGTCGACCGGGTGTACGGCGGCAAGGCTCCGGTCTATCGCGGCTACTCGTTCGTCGGCACCAAGGGGGCGGCGAAGCTCAGCGGTTCCGCCGGTGCCGCGCCGACGCCGGACGACGCGTTGCGGATCCTGGAGCCGGCCCTGGTGCGCTGGTTGTACGTGCGGCGTCGACCGAACCAGTCGATCACGGTGGCGTTCGACCAGGAGGTGAGCCGGCTCTACGACGAGTGGGACGCCCTGGTGGGGCGGGTGCGGGCGGGCAGCGCGTCGGAGGTCGACGCAGTGGTGCTCGACCGCTCGTCGCGTACTGCGGAGGTGGAGTTGCCGCACACCGCGCGGCCGATGTCCTTCCGCACGCTGGCGTCGGTGTACGACATCACCGCCGGCACCGAGGAGCAGACGCTGCGGATCCTGCGGGACATGACGCCGCAGGATCCGGTGGGCTCGTTGGACGAGGTGCGTCCCCGGCTCGACCGCGCGGCGGACTGGGTGGCCACGCACGTGTCACCGGCGGAGCGTACGCAGGTGCGGAGCGAGCCGGATCGGGAGTTGCTGGCCTCCCTCGATCCGGTCCAGCGCGAGGGGTTGCGGCTGCTCGTCGACGGGCTCGTGGAGAACTGGACGCTGGACGGGCTGACCGCGCTGGTCTACGGGGTGCCGAAGCAGCAGCTCGGTCTTCCGCTGGACACCGCGCCCAGCCCCGAGCTGCGGGCCGCCCAGCGGGCGTTCTTCGGTCTCGTGTACCGCCTCCTGGTGCACCGGGACACCGGCCCTCGACTGCCGACCCTGTTGCTGGCGCTCGGTGCCGACCAGGTCCGGGCGCTACTCACCCCGCAGGAGGCCGACGCGACCGCCGGCCGGGCGTGACCTGGAGTCGACCGACGTCGATCGTGGTCATCCACGGGGATGGATTGCCGGGTGGGTCGGTGATGGGTTAAGAAGGCTGTCTGCCTCCGACACCCGACATCCGACAGGACGCCCATGGCCCTCATCGCCGTCGCAGACCTCCGTCGACTGGTACTCGCACTACTCGGTCAGGCCGGCACACCGGACGACGTCGCCGAGGTCGTCGCCGATTCGCTGATCGGTGCCGACCTGGCCGGGCACGGCTCGCACGGCGTGCTCAAGCTGCCGTCGTACCTGCGGGACATCGCCCAGGGCCGGTTGAAGCCGACCGCGCGTCCGTTCGTCGTCGACGACGCGCCCGCGACCGCCGTCGTCGACGGCGCGGGCGGTTTCGGTCACCTGGCCGCCCGGTACGCCGTCGACCTGGTGGTGGAGAAGGCCGCCCACAGCGGACTGGCGGCGGTGGTGATGTCGCACGCGCACCACACCGGGCGGCTGGGCGGCTGGTCCGAGCGCATCGCCGACGCCGGCCTGATCGGGTTGTTGACCGGCGGGGAGGGTCAGGGTCCGTGGAAGGTCGCGCCGCACGGTGGGACGGACGGTGCGCTGGCCACCAACCCGGTCACCTGGGCCATCCCACGTGCGGCGGGCCAGCCCCCGGTGGTGCTGGACTTCGCCACCAGCATGGTCTCCATCGGGAAGTTGCAGATCGCGCGGGCCGCCGGGGCGCAGAGCGTGCCCCCGGGGTGGGTGCTGGACGCGCAGGGCAGTCCGAGTACCCGGTTGGAGGACTTCTTCACCGGCGGGTACCTGTTGCCGTTCGGAGGCCACAAGGGTTTCGCGCTCGCGGTGATCGCCGAGTTGCTCGCCGTCGGGCTCAGCGACGGTGACCGGTTCGCCGGTGCGGAACGGTCGAGTTGCCTCTTCGTGCTCGCCGTCGACCCGGCCCGGTTCGGGCCACCGGAACGGTTGCACGATTTCGTCGAGGCGACGGTGCGGCGGCTCAAGGCGGTGCCGGCCGATCCGGACTCGGGTGAGGTGCTGGTGCCGGGCGAGCCGGAGCAGCGCGCGCGGGCGGCGGCCGACGGGGTGGTGCTGCCCGACGCCACGTGGCGGGACCTGTGCACGGTGGCCGCCGGGCTGGGCATCGACGCACCGGCGGCGGCCGACGCCTCGGTTGCGGCCGACGCCTCGGTTGCGGGCGGGGCGGAGTCGATCCCGGCGGAGGGCACGGCGTGAACATCCTGGTGGCCGGACGGCTCGGCCGGTACCCGGAGCGGATCATGACGTTGGCCGAGCGGGGGCACCGGTTGACGTACGTCACGATGCCGGCACCGGCACAGCGGCCCACGCCGGACGTGCTGCCGTCGAGTGTGCCGCAGTTCCGGCTGCCGGCGGGGCCGGCCGGTGCGGAGTTGACCCGGATCGCGGCGGAGCACCGCGTCGACGTGGTCTACAGCCTGAAGAACGTCTGGGACGGGTCGTTGCAGTTGCTCGGCGAGTTGCTCGATGCCGGGGTGGGTCCGGTGGTGCGCCACCACAAGGAGCACTTCTGCGAGCCGGCCGAGCTGGAGCGGCGGGCGTTGACCGAGACCGCCGGGCAGATCTACATCAACCAGGAGTCGTGGGACTACTTCCGTGGGGCGTACGGGGTCAGTGACGCATCGGCGCACCTGCTGGACCCGGACTACCTGCCGGCGCGGTACTTCACCGACGACCTGACCGGCAAGCTGCGCGAGCGGGACGGGGAGCCGCACCTGCTGGTCGCCGGTGGGGTGTCCAGCACCCGGGGCCGTACCGACATCCGCGAGCTGTGTGCGGCGTTGAGTCGTCGCCGGGTCCACGTGCACATCTACGGCGGCAAGTACATCGGTCCGAACGCCCAGTCGATCTGGAGTGTGGACAACGCGCACGCCCGCGCCGCGTACGCGCGGCTCGCCGAGAGCGGTTACGTGCACCTGCACGACCACATTCCGCCGGAACGGTTCGTCGCCGAGTGGTCCCGGTACGACGCCGGGTTGATGCACGTGGTGGCGCAGGGCACCCACGAGGTGGGTTTCCAGCGGATGAACCGGCCGAACCGGCTGGTGCCGTACCTGGCCGCCGGGCTGCCGGTGGCCCAGCAGCGCGGCGGCCAGGAGGCCATGGAGCGGATCGTGCGGCAGGAGGGGATCGGTTTCCTGTTCGACGGGTACGACGAGTTGGCCGACGTGTTGCACGACCGGGCGCGGCTGGGTCGGCTCGGCGCCGACGTGCTGGCCCGGCGTGGGGAGTACACGTTCGAACGGCACGCGGACGCGCTGCTGGAGGTGTTGGCGGGCTACGCCGGGCGACGTTGACCGGCGGCTCTGCCGTCGGCGTTAGGAGGGGTCCCCTGCTATGCCGTAGGCGTTAGCAGGGGACCCCTCCTTGCACCGAGGCGGGTGAGGCGGGCGCGGGTGTGGATCCAGCGCACGGTCGCGTCGCGCCGCCACCGGCGTACGGCGTTGCGGTCCTGCCGCAGTGATCGGTACTCGACTCCGGCCCGCAGGACGCCCTCGCGCAGGCGCAGCAGTGCCGGATGGGGCGGTACGGCCGGTCCGGCGTCGACGGGGTAGCCCAGTTCGGCCATGACCGGCCCGGCGGCGGCCTCCACCAGGCCGACCTCGGTGGGGGGCAGGCGGCGGCGCCAGGTGCCGACGCTGCTGGTGGTCACCGGCTGGCCGGCGTTGCGCCACGACTCCGAGAGACTGGCCAGCGCCTTGGCCGTCGGGGTGCGGTCGTGGGCGAAGAGCGCGGGTTCCGGCGACTCCCCCAGCCAGGCGCAGAGCTGCGTGATCATGTCCCGTGGCTGCTGCACCAGGTCCTCGTAGCGCAGCAGGTGGACGGTGTCGGGGCCGTGGCGGGCCAGCGCGGCGGCGGCCGAGGTCTGCTGCCGCGCCCAGAGTCGCCCGGTGAGGTAGGGGTGGCAGTGCCCGAACACCGCCCGGCGGGCGGAGGCGGCCACGTCCCGGGGGTCGCGGACCAGCCAGACGAACCGGGCCGCCGGGTATTCGGCCAGGACGTCGGTGACGTGGTCGACCATGAAGGTGCTCTTGCAGCCCCAGCGGGCCTTCCCCTCCGCCTCGCGGTACTGCTCGTAGAGTTCGGCGACCACCCCGAAGAGGGTGGGGCTGGCCCGGGCCACCGCCAGGTCGGGGTCGACGCGGTGCGGCCACGGGGAGATGTGCCGGTCGAGCAGGAGACAGGCGTCGTCGACGAGCCGCCGCCGGTTGCCCTCGTCGGTGAGGTCGCCATAGCAGTCGGCCACCGGTGCCAGGTAGCGCATGAAGTGCGGCGGGTGCGGGACGGCGATGCGGGAGTGTGCGTTCAGCACCAGGCGGAGCAGGTTCGAGCCGGAGCGTTCGGTGCCGATGATGAGTACCGGGCTCTGGCTGCGCCCGCTCCGCCCGGTGCCGTCCGTCGTCACGCCGAGCCGGCGGTGACCAGTCCTCCGGTCACCTTCTTCGCGCCGCAGGCCATCAGGCTGCTTCCGGCGGCGGCGACCTCCGGCGAGGCCACCTGGTCCAGGGTGTACCGCTCCGATCCGGGCACCAGCGGCGCGCCGGCGGAACTGGCCTCGGCCCGCCAGCCCGAGCCGGCGTACGAGGTGGAGCGCGTGAGCCCGTCGTCGGGGTTGGGGTGGAAGTGCGTGAAGTTCTCGGGCCAGTGCTGGAAGTCCATCACCGGGCCGGGCTGGTAGGCGTCGTAGACGCGCTTGTAGGCGTCGCGGCAGGCCTGCTCGGAGAGTCCGCTGACGTTGAGGAACTCGTCCTCGTGCAGGGCCTGCTCGATGGAGAGCCAGTTGACGTGGTCCAGTTCGCTGCGCATCAGGCCCGACTGGAGCGCCTGCTGGTAGACGGTGGTGCCCGGCATCGCGGAGAGGTACTTGACCCGGGTCACGTGGTTGTACGTCTCGGCGAACTCGACCATGTGGTTGAGGGATTCCTCGCTCTCGTTGGGCAGGCCGACGATGAGCAGGGCGCCGAACCGTACGCCGCCGTCGAACGTGGTCCGCATGGCCCGGACGGTGATGTTCTCCGAGTTGCCCTTGCGGGCCTCGCGCAGCACTTCGGAGCCGAGGGACTCGACGCCGTAGAGGATGATGTCGGCGCCCGCGTCGCGCATCGCGTCGATCCTGGGCTTGTCCATGTCGGCGCACCGGGTCAGGCAGGTCCAGCGTAGGTCGTGGTCCTTGATGACGTCGCAGATCTCGATGGTCTGGCGGCGGTGGGAGCTGAACGTGAGGTCGACGAAGAAGCTGAACTCGATGCCGTAGCGGCTCTTGAGCCAGGCCAGGTCGGCGTCCATCTTCTCGGGTGACTTGGCGCGTACCTGGGGGGTGGTCCGGTAGCAGAAGGAGCAGTCCATCTTGCAGCCACGGCTGTAGGAGGAGATGATCTGCGGCTGGAGGCCCATCGGGCTCTGCGCCTGCGGCCACAGTTCCAGGCGCATCCGGGGCAGCGCGTCGAGGTCCATCATCTGTCCACGCGGCGGGGTGCGCTTGACGACGCCTTCCGGCGTCCGGTAGACGATGCCGCGGATGGTGGGCAGGTCCTGTGACCAGCGGCCGGCGGCGTAGCTCTCCATCAGGTCGAGGATCGTGATCTCACCCTCGCTGATCACCGCGATGTCGCAGGCGGTGTGCTCCATGAACAGGTTGGGCACCGAGGTGACCAGCGAACCGCCGCAGATGATGGGGATCTCGGGTGCATTGTCCCGGACCATGGCCATCAGTTCGTTGCAGAACGGGAAGTTGTCCTCGAAGGTGCAGATGCCCAGGACGTCGGTCTGGCCGATGATCTGGTCGTAGGCGGCCTGGAGGGGGTTCGGGGTGTACCGGACGTCGACGATCCGCACCGGGTAGCCGGCGTTGTGCAGGACGGTGGAGATGTAGGAGGCCCCCTCGTAGGGGGACGTCAGGAAGAACTCCCACCCACGCGGCATGGTGAACGGTGACGGCCCGACGACCAGGGTGAAGCGGGGCAGTGTCGGGTCGGTGGGCACCGGCGTCAGGTCCTGCTCCCGCATCTGTTCCTGGTAGCGGTGGTCGACGGAGTTGGTGGCGTTGGCGTACAGCTCGGGAGCGAGGGAAAGTACACGAGGCATGACTGAGACCTTCCTGTCGTCGCCGCCGGGGCGTCCGGTCGGGACGTCCGGCGATTGAGCACGATTATATCGAGGGTTGTCGATCTAGAGGTCGGTCGTCGTCGGACGGGCCGGACTCACCGGCCACCGGGTAGACGCTCGGGTCGTCGAGGGGGACCTTCAGCCAGGAGATCATCTGACGCACCTGGTGGTAAGCGGCCAGCCGGCGGGCGTCGTCGTCCGCGGCCTCCGCCTCGGCGATCGGCTTCCACAGTCGCCGCACCATGACCGGGCCGATCTCCAGCAGCCCCTCGCTGCCGCCGGTCGCCCAGCGGGCCAGCACGTAGCGGGCCAGCACCCCGACCGGGATGCCCAGGTTGCGCGACATCCCACGCAGGGTCACCAGCGGGTCCAGCATGCCGTACCGCATGACCTCGTCACGGAAGTTGGCGTGCGGGTCGTCCTCCGGCCACGTGGCGCGCCAGCGTTCCAGGCGGACGAGGGGCTCCTCGGCCGGATCCCCGCCCACGTTCTGCTCCGACGCTGATGTGGTCATCTCGCCTCCCACGTCGCTGTCTACGTGCTCACTCCGCCCGGTGCAGGATGCCCGTCATACAGCCCAGCGCCCCGGCGGCCCGGACGTGCTGGTCGACGCCGACCTCGGTCACGGTCACACCGACACCCTCCAGACGACGGCGGATGCCCGGCGCGCCGGCCGGCATCAGGGCCCGCCGGGGCCCCAGCGCCACCAGGTTCATCCCCCGTCGCCGCAGCAACTCGTCGTCCGGCGCGAACTCCACCGAACGGACGTCCCGGGAGCGCAGCAGCGCCCGCAACTCATCGGTCGCCGCAGCGGCGTGCACCGCCGCCAACCGTTCGTCGAGGAAGGTCACCGCGCCCAGGAGGTGCTGGACACCCGGGCCGAGTCGGACGGTGACCACCTGCACGCCCTGGTCCGCCAGGACACGCCGCAGACACTCCGCTCCGGCCGCGCTCGTCCGGAAACCCACCCCGACCATCACCGTGTCGCGGTCCAGCCACAGCGCGTCCGCGCCCTCAAGGGTGGCGCTGCCCGCCACCGTGGCCAGCACCGGGTATCCGGCGGCGGCCAGTGCGGCGGCGGCGTACCGTTCCTCGCCGGCCCGTTGCGCGGCGGCCGTGCGGCCCACCACCACTCCCGCCGGGGTGGCGACGAACAGGTCACGGGTGAAGACGAAGTTCGGTGGCGTGTCCGCCGCCGGGCGGGCCAGCACCACCTCCACGCCCGCCTCCGCGAACGCCGCGGCGACCGCCTCGGTCTCCGCGCGCATGGCGCCGAGGTCCACCCGCGCGGTCATCAGTGCGGCGGCCGGATCGGTGATCCGTGCCAGGCTCTCCGGCGGCCAGCCGAGCAGCACCGCCCGCAGCGGCGCGGACTCCGACCGGTAGCCGCAGCGGGCCCAGAGCCGACCGGCCGCCACCTCCTGCTCGTGGCTGGTCGACCGGGGCGACCACCCGGCACCGCCCAGAGTGCTCGGCGGCGGCGCGGTGGTCTCAGATCCAGGATTCGTCGTCGTCATATCCCAGCTCCTCGGCCAGTCGCCGCTCCGGACCTCCGATGGCGGCGCGTACCAGCTCCGACCGCCGTCGCCATCGGCCGGGTTGCGGCGGCGCGGTCGCGACCACGGGGTCCCGCAGCCCGTCGGCCGCGATCGCGCGGAGCGGTCCGTCCATCGGCACTCCGAGCCAGTCGGTGATCCGGGTCAGCACGCCCGCCCGGCTCTGCGCGGAGCGCACCAGGTCCTCGAACCGCACCCGCAGGTAGGGCAGCCGCAGCGTGGCGGCGTCGTCGAGGATCGCCCGGTGACAGGAGCGCCACTGCAGGGCGCAGACGTCGGGCAGGGTCGCCCGGGTGTAGTCCTGCCAGCCCTGCGGCAGGTCGAACTTCCACCACCAGCGGTCCTCGGGCCGGTCCCGCCCGTAGCCGGTGATGTTCAGGGGCCGGTCCATCTTGTGGGCGTGGAAGCCGTGATAGAGCCAGCCGTCGTACAGGCCGTTGATGGATCCGGCCGGGTTGCGGGTCAGGTGCAGGACGCGCATCCGGGCGTTCGGGAACAGTGCCCGGAGGAACCCCAGCCGGTAGGCGTTGCTGGGCGTCTTGATCACCAGCGGGCGGGTCGCCAGGTCGTGCGCGGTGGCGTAACGCCAGCCGACGGTGAGCACGAAGGGCGGCTCCTCCACCAGCAGGTCGCCGGGCGCGCCCCGCACGTCCTGGCGCCACGGCGGTCCGGCGAGGTGCGGTGGCATGTCGTAGTAGCCGGTGCGGATCGGCACGCCGCGTACGGCGAGGGCGGCGTGCAGCCGGGCGTGGAACCGGGCCGCCTGCGACAGGCAGGCCGGATCGAAGTCGGGCTGCGACCGGAGCTCGGCCAGCACCCGGCGGGCCGTGTCGAGCCAGGCCGCCAGGTCGATCTCCAGCGTCGGCCACTGGATGGTGAACCGCCAGGCCGCGTCCAGCAGGAACTGCTCCGGTGCGACCGTCGGATCCGGTCGACCGACGTCCAGCGACAGTTCCTCGTCGAACACCCGGCGCCGGGCGGGCGGCAGGGCGGCCAGGTGCGCGGCGTCGAGCTGGTCGCTGCCGGTCCCGCTGTCCGGCGGCACCAGGCCGGCGAGCCGCAGGTACGGGTTGAACTCCGCGCGCAGGTGCAGCAACGCGGGTGTCCGGCGCAGCATCTCGGCGAGCATGCTGGAACCACTGCGGGAGCTGGAGGCGAGCACCACCAGGTCCCGGACCCGGCCGGTGAAGTCCCGCACCACGGGTCGCCGTAGCCGGCGCAGTTCGGTCAGCCGGTCCGCCAGGTGGGCGTGACCGGCGAGCCCGGGCGCGGTGCCGGTCAACACACCGGTTTCCGTACCGAGTACACGCACCAGCGCCACTGGTCCCGGACCGATCCGTCGGCGGAGACCTCGAACGGGTGCACCGCCCGCACCTGGGCCGGGGCGTCATAGAAGAGCCGGTAGATCTCCTGGCGGGCGGCGGGGGTCGTCTCGTGGGTGTCGATCCACTTGTCGATCGACTCCCAGAGCAGGTACTCCTCCATCGTCAGGTCGGTGAAGCCGGCGCCGAGCAACAGCCGCCGGAAGTCCGGCTCGCGGAACATCTGGAACAGCAGCGGCTGCTTCTTCTTGAAGATCCGGAACATCCAGTACGCGTCCTCGTCGGCGTACGGGACGATCTGGCCGACGATGAACTGCCCGCCCGGTCTGAGGACCCGGAAGACCTCCGACACCGGCTTCTCCGGGTTCGGCAGCAGGTGCAGCACCTCGCGGTTGACGACCAGGTCGAAGCTGGCGTCGGGGAACGGCAGGTCGTAGACGGTGCCCTGGTGGACCTTGTCGAGCCGGGTGGAGGCGAGCGACACCATCTCCGGGGTGATGTCCAGGCCGATCATCTCGCCGACCCGGCCCCGGAAGGCGTTGCCGACCACCCCGCTGCCGCAGCAGACGTCCAGCATCCGGGCGTCCGGGGCGACGTCGCAGAGCGCCGCGTGCTGGGCCAGCAGGCCCTCGTCGGTGAGCCAGGAGCAGGAGTCGTGCCAGTTGCGCGAGCGGATGCCGAACTGACGCTGGTAGACGGCGTAGTCGACCTCGATCTGGCGGCGCCGGACCTGTGCGGTGCGGCTGGCCAGCCGGGCGGCGAGCCGGGCGCGCGCGGAGTCGAGCGTGCGTTTGACCAGGCGCTGCCCCAGGTCGTCGTCGAGCGCCAACTGCCGGGTCAGCTCGGCCGACACGGCGGCGCGGACGAAGCCGGCGACCTCGCTGCTCTGCAACCGCTTCTTGGTCTGTCCGTCGAAGCGGGGGCTGCGCATCCGGACCGCGACGACCGCGGCCAGCCCTTCAAGGATGTCGACCGTGGTGATCCGTTCCCCGGCGGTCGTGTCGAGCAGGCCGCGGCTGGTCGCGTACGCGTTGATCACCTCGGCCAGCGCGGCCCGCAGCCCGTCCACGTGGGTGCCGTGGTGGTCGGTCCGGACGCTGTTGACGAAGCTCTGGATGTCCTCGGTGTAGCCCTCGGTCCAGCAGAAGGCGGCGTCGAGCGCCAGGTCGTCGGTCTCGTGCCGGACGGTGAGCGGGTCCGGGTGCACCCACACCGCGTCGCGGTGCCGGTGTCGCAGGAATCCGCCCACGCCGGACTGGTAGCTGAGCCGGACGTCCTCCCCGGTGCGCTCGTCGCGCAGCCGCAGGGTCAGCGTCGGGTGCAGGAAGGCGACCTCCTCCAGCCGGCTGCGGATCAGGGCGGCCGAGAACTCCGCGGTCTCCAGGACCGTCTCGTCCGGGAGGAAACGGATGCGGGTGCCGGTGCGGTCCGATGCGCCGACCCGCGTGAGGTCGCCGGCCGGCGCGCCTCGCGTGTAGATCTGTCGGTGGTGGGCGCCGTCGCGCCACACGTCCAGCTCCAGCCGCTCGGACAGGGCGTTGACGCAGGAGAGTCCGACGCCGTGCAGCCCGGCCGAGGTGCGGTAGGACCCGGCCTCGAACTTGCCGCCGGAGTGCAGGGTGGTCAGCAGCACCTCGGCGGCCGGGCGCTGGTGCTCCGGGTGCGGGTCGACGGGTATGCCCCGGCCGTCGTCGCCGACCGAGCAGGAGCCGTCGCGGTGCAGGACGACCTCGACGTCGCGGCAGTGTCCCGCCTCCGCCTCGTCCACCGCGTTGTCGACCAGCTCGCTGACCAGGTGGTGCCAGCCGGCCACACCGACCGAGCCGATGTACATCGACGGGTGCCGGCGTACTCCGTCGAGGCCGGAGAGGACCATGATCGTGCTGGCGTCGTACCTGGTGTCGGCGGGCGCCGGGGGCGGGGGCGGGGCGGCCTGCGTGGACTCCATCGGCTGGCTCACTTCCTGGTCGGCGGTCTGCTGGCCGGTGGTCATCCGGCGACCGGCTCGCCGAGTGACCCGGCGGGTACGCCGCGCAGCGCCTCGTGGGCGGCGCTCAGCTTGGCCAGATGCGCGTGCTTGAGGGCGCGCAGGGTCTCCAGCCAGCTCGCGACGTCGGCCAGCCCCTCCTCGTGTGCCTGCTGGACCAGCGCCGGGTAGCGGGCGGTCGCGGCCTCCATCTCGCTGCTCAGCGCGGCGGCGAGGTTGAGGTCGGTGTCGCCCAGCGGCCGCCCGGTGGCCGGGTCGGCCACGGCCTGCAGGAAGTCGAGATGCCCGTGTGCCACGCAGGCCGCGCTCTCGGCGAGTTCGGTGAACAGCCGGGCGGAGTCGAGCGAGCCCTCGATCTCGGACACCTGGGCGAAGTACTGGAAGCGCAGGACGGTCGATGCTTCGGCGATGAACGCCGCGCGAATTTCGTCGAACAATTCCTCAGTGAGGGCACTCATTGTACCGTTCCACTCCCCCGAATGATTCGGAGCATTTGCCGACCAGCGCGGGAAACGCCGGATTCGGTATCGGAATTCTATTGGACGAAAGGGTGCGGGATTGTCGCCCCCGAATCTCCGTCAAACGTTGACCAGGCACATCACTGCCCGGCCCACCAGGCCCGGTGGTCAGAACTATAGACGCGCCGACCATCGCCCGTCTAGAGTCCAACGTCAATGTCAGTGAGCCTTCGGCAGGGCACGCTCAGCAGCGTTGCGGAGGTTCCTCATCGCCGCCGCGCGCTACCGCACAGCGGTCCCGCGCCGTCGCGGCCGGTCCCGAATTGTGGAAACGACAGGGGGAGCAGTGACAATTAGCGATCAGGACGTCGTCGACCACTTCACCGCGCGGGCGCAGGGCTACGACCGCTCCAGCGCCTGGTGCACCGACACCGAGCTCGGCCGTCTCGTCCTCGACCTGACCTCGCCCCGGCCGGAGCACG
Above is a window of Verrucosispora sp. NA02020 DNA encoding:
- the lysS gene encoding lysine--tRNA ligase is translated as MAEVDAGDWVARVADDVVAEWERRPGTPVLVCASGISPSGPIHLGNLREIMVQHFVADEVSRRGLPSRHLLSWDDYDRLRKVPAGVDPSFAEYVGRPLTGVPDPCGEHENWAEHFKAPFRAALRQLGVVVDEISQTAMYTGGRYREQVVTAMRARELIGSVLGRYRTKVDQGESEEGLTAQDTYYPYKVYCAVCRRDDTTIVSFDDETTEIRYTCVCGHSDRAWLDRQDPGKLVWKVDWPMRWAYEQVLFEAAGVDHSSPGSSYTVGGEVVDRVYGGKAPVYRGYSFVGTKGAAKLSGSAGAAPTPDDALRILEPALVRWLYVRRRPNQSITVAFDQEVSRLYDEWDALVGRVRAGSASEVDAVVLDRSSRTAEVELPHTARPMSFRTLASVYDITAGTEEQTLRILRDMTPQDPVGSLDEVRPRLDRAADWVATHVSPAERTQVRSEPDRELLASLDPVQREGLRLLVDGLVENWTLDGLTALVYGVPKQQLGLPLDTAPSPELRAAQRAFFGLVYRLLVHRDTGPRLPTLLLALGADQVRALLTPQEADATAGRA
- a CDS encoding sulfotransferase, coding for MTTDGTGRSGRSQSPVLIIGTERSGSNLLRLVLNAHSRIAVPHPPHFMRYLAPVADCYGDLTDEGNRRRLVDDACLLLDRHISPWPHRVDPDLAVARASPTLFGVVAELYEQYREAEGKARWGCKSTFMVDHVTDVLAEYPAARFVWLVRDPRDVAASARRAVFGHCHPYLTGRLWARQQTSAAAALARHGPDTVHLLRYEDLVQQPRDMITQLCAWLGESPEPALFAHDRTPTAKALASLSESWRNAGQPVTTSSVGTWRRRLPPTEVGLVEAAAGPVMAELGYPVDAGPAVPPHPALLRLREGVLRAGVEYRSLRQDRNAVRRWRRDATVRWIHTRARLTRLGARRGPLLTPTA
- a CDS encoding Ldh family oxidoreductase, giving the protein MALIAVADLRRLVLALLGQAGTPDDVAEVVADSLIGADLAGHGSHGVLKLPSYLRDIAQGRLKPTARPFVVDDAPATAVVDGAGGFGHLAARYAVDLVVEKAAHSGLAAVVMSHAHHTGRLGGWSERIADAGLIGLLTGGEGQGPWKVAPHGGTDGALATNPVTWAIPRAAGQPPVVLDFATSMVSIGKLQIARAAGAQSVPPGWVLDAQGSPSTRLEDFFTGGYLLPFGGHKGFALAVIAELLAVGLSDGDRFAGAERSSCLFVLAVDPARFGPPERLHDFVEATVRRLKAVPADPDSGEVLVPGEPEQRARAAADGVVLPDATWRDLCTVAAGLGIDAPAAADASVAADASVAGGAESIPAEGTA
- a CDS encoding glycosyltransferase, with the translated sequence MNILVAGRLGRYPERIMTLAERGHRLTYVTMPAPAQRPTPDVLPSSVPQFRLPAGPAGAELTRIAAEHRVDVVYSLKNVWDGSLQLLGELLDAGVGPVVRHHKEHFCEPAELERRALTETAGQIYINQESWDYFRGAYGVSDASAHLLDPDYLPARYFTDDLTGKLRERDGEPHLLVAGGVSSTRGRTDIRELCAALSRRRVHVHIYGGKYIGPNAQSIWSVDNAHARAAYARLAESGYVHLHDHIPPERFVAEWSRYDAGLMHVVAQGTHEVGFQRMNRPNRLVPYLAAGLPVAQQRGGQEAMERIVRQEGIGFLFDGYDELADVLHDRARLGRLGADVLARRGEYTFERHADALLEVLAGYAGRR
- a CDS encoding condensation domain-containing protein, producing MERKPGHDLVVTVRGARQAQASASWAQREIWGVISWLGDQPQSFTMREMVPVPEGVTVAGVGRALEEVVARVDVLRTRLVMDATGLRQEVDGSGTLTVPVWSAAPDRVIEDAKELVAAMTATVFDLAEQWPVRFALVLADETPAALVLNVSHAAVDAIGLALLKTELRDALAGVPVEPVESRWQPLDQAAYEASEPGRRRSRRAVRFREDLLGEVPESLVPPSSAPPHTPRIVQVDIESSAVAVAAELLADRQRVSTSAVLLAAQAAVVSHHTGADPAFLTLIVGGRVERRLQTMIGPVVQNGLFRVDVGTGSFTDLVTRCYRQALLTYQHGNHDTVELAEAQRRVAARRGFVPQVGVFFNDAREQQRWSGLPQVRSAPQELAEDLAALCRDTRIEYVTGWEQQDLTVFLSVSDASGAAALQLRVDTAYLGVEDARRILAGIESLLVAAAVGDLDMRHAGQVLGVRPAAGPTGSD